The Granulicella sibirica genome has a segment encoding these proteins:
- a CDS encoding HNH endonuclease: MLLRPAEIDDRQNFIQALDVGDTDVILGTYRRRILLSYTRYMSCAPSFSAYNGVALSPLAKKKMLNIYERTNGGSLAHIREVLKRNCRKCPFCNISTACELDHYLAKDDFPCLAIFCWNLIPLCAECNKLKLGGTNGSFVHAYYDQFPATPFLIADIDFEPGLVVTTFRLETHGIAQLLANRLTNHFQVLDLASRYSLEAQERLSAFRLSLPDTYESGGIQAVREDLGKKRTEALLYGPNHWECALLTALIASTQYCDGGFSGI, translated from the coding sequence ATGCTTCTTAGGCCCGCCGAAATTGATGATCGTCAGAACTTCATCCAAGCTTTAGACGTGGGCGACACAGATGTCATCCTCGGGACTTACAGGCGCCGCATTCTTCTTTCGTATACCCGTTATATGAGTTGTGCTCCATCGTTTTCTGCCTACAACGGAGTTGCTCTGTCGCCATTAGCGAAGAAGAAAATGCTAAATATCTATGAGCGAACAAATGGAGGTAGCCTCGCGCATATCAGGGAGGTACTGAAGCGCAACTGTCGAAAATGTCCTTTCTGCAACATCTCTACCGCATGTGAGCTCGATCACTACCTCGCAAAGGACGACTTTCCTTGCCTCGCTATCTTTTGTTGGAATCTAATTCCATTATGCGCAGAATGCAACAAATTGAAGCTTGGTGGAACTAATGGCTCATTCGTACATGCGTATTATGATCAGTTTCCTGCTACACCGTTTCTCATCGCAGATATAGATTTTGAGCCGGGTCTCGTCGTGACGACTTTCAGATTGGAAACTCATGGCATCGCACAGCTACTTGCCAATCGGCTAACCAATCACTTTCAAGTCCTCGATTTGGCAAGCCGGTATTCGCTTGAGGCCCAGGAGCGCCTCTCGGCGTTCAGGCTTTCGCTACCTGACACGTACGAGAGTGGCGGAATACAGGCTGTTCGGGAAGATCTCGGTAAGAAGAGGACAGAAGCTCTACTCTATGGCCCCAACCATTGGGAATGCGCCCTGCTGACGGCGTTGATAGCCTCCACGCAGTATTGTGACGGAGGTTTTTCAGGCATTTAA
- a CDS encoding AAA family ATPase, with protein sequence MQPSSLVLFDEPETHLHPSLAAALMKCLRLLLQETSSFAVIATHSPVVIQETPSRNVYLVRRNGKSTTIESTSIETYGENIGIITSEVFDPNASESDYRHTLQRLSTHSMDEIDELFAKPLGVQARSYIRSLQRPAK encoded by the coding sequence CTGCAGCCCAGTTCCCTCGTCCTTTTCGATGAACCAGAGACGCATCTACACCCCTCCTTAGCTGCGGCACTGATGAAATGTCTGCGGTTGCTTCTTCAGGAAACTTCGTCATTCGCCGTCATTGCGACTCACTCGCCCGTTGTGATCCAAGAAACTCCGAGCAGAAATGTCTACCTGGTTCGGAGAAATGGAAAGTCAACCACCATCGAATCCACCTCCATTGAAACGTACGGAGAAAATATTGGCATCATCACTTCGGAAGTGTTTGATCCTAATGCGTCTGAAAGTGACTATCGCCACACGCTCCAACGACTTTCCACTCATTCCATGGATGAAATCGACGAACTCTTCGCAAAACCACTGGGGGTGCAGGCGCGTAGCTATATTCGATCACTGCAGAGGCCGGCGAAGTGA
- a CDS encoding helix-turn-helix domain-containing protein has product MCKFALFFDPTCKPVRDAHLYNKYCYNTAVTGNDLKSARTASNWTQAKAAHRLGVTQAYLSMVERGNRPVSDDLTSAALQVFPLPATARLIEDRPAAKAGEEFFKRALGELGYPGFAYMESQQLLNPAELLLLALDSEDLDARVTEALPWLPFHFPEMNWNWLTSESKARDRQNRLAYVALLASDVAQKRGDTQVAEKLHSRVTALERSRLANEDTLAKSSMSQAERKWLRTHRTPSAAHWNLLTDLKAEDLQHVF; this is encoded by the coding sequence ATGTGCAAATTTGCACTTTTTTTTGACCCTACCTGTAAGCCTGTTCGTGACGCTCACCTATATAACAAGTATTGTTATAATACAGCTGTGACTGGTAACGACCTCAAATCGGCTCGTACTGCTTCGAACTGGACTCAGGCCAAAGCCGCCCATCGCCTTGGCGTCACACAGGCCTACCTTTCCATGGTTGAACGCGGCAATAGGCCGGTCTCAGACGATCTCACGTCGGCAGCTCTTCAGGTGTTCCCTTTACCTGCAACGGCACGCCTCATAGAAGATCGTCCTGCCGCGAAGGCAGGAGAAGAGTTCTTCAAGCGAGCTCTGGGAGAGCTGGGATATCCGGGGTTTGCCTATATGGAGAGTCAGCAACTGCTCAATCCAGCCGAATTGCTTCTCCTTGCACTCGACAGCGAAGATCTTGATGCTCGGGTGACAGAAGCCTTGCCCTGGCTCCCCTTTCACTTCCCAGAGATGAACTGGAACTGGCTTACATCCGAGAGCAAAGCTCGGGATAGACAGAACCGGCTTGCATACGTCGCTCTGCTAGCAAGCGACGTTGCACAAAAGCGCGGAGACACGCAGGTAGCAGAGAAGCTGCACTCTCGTGTGACGGCGCTGGAACGCTCTCGCCTAGCCAACGAAGACACACTCGCCAAAAGTTCCATGTCACAGGCCGAACGCAAATGGCTGCGCACCCACCGAACTCCATCGGCAGCTCACTGGAATTTGCTCACTGACCTGAAAGCCGAGGACCTCCAGCATGTCTTCTGA
- a CDS encoding DUF6036 family nucleotidyltransferase yields the protein MSSELRPPEPWHSFLRDLDDALQATARLDCIGGFVVTQLYGLARPTADVDVIELAPREASEALMQIAMQGGPLHRKHRIYLDRVGVAAIPENYEDRLTEMFPGAYRHLRLMALDPYDIALSKLERNSQKDRDDVRYLSRTVPFSLPTLQERYEAELRWQLGRPDREDLTMKLWMEMLSE from the coding sequence ATGTCTTCTGAGTTAAGACCTCCCGAACCTTGGCACTCGTTCCTCCGCGATCTTGATGATGCCTTGCAAGCGACTGCTCGCCTGGACTGCATCGGAGGGTTTGTCGTCACGCAGCTATATGGACTCGCCCGTCCTACGGCGGATGTGGACGTCATCGAACTTGCACCAAGAGAGGCGTCTGAGGCGCTGATGCAGATTGCAATGCAAGGAGGCCCTCTTCACCGAAAGCACCGGATTTACCTTGATCGCGTAGGCGTGGCCGCAATCCCGGAGAATTATGAAGACCGGCTCACAGAGATGTTTCCTGGAGCATATCGACACCTCAGACTGATGGCTCTCGATCCGTACGATATCGCCCTATCGAAACTCGAACGGAACAGTCAGAAAGATCGTGATGATGTTCGGTATCTCAGCCGCACGGTGCCGTTCAGCCTGCCGACGCTCCAGGAACGCTATGAAGCGGAGCTGCGTTGGCAACTTGGAAGGCCCGACCGCGAGGATCTGACGATGAAACTATGGATGGAAATGCTCTCCGAGTGA
- a CDS encoding ankyrin repeat domain-containing protein, which yields MSATKYSSPTGSNASTSQVLTIEEGKELVRLCRTGRLYEVDAWIAAGKSLCVPSEFKKTPLQVAVDIGFHSLIRLLARHERDVANLNRSLSDAVAIRSLDAVALLLEHGADLKSIPLADVLLSWDPKLIQLFLDGEAEVIEGLPFTVAFCAKIRTALRPFMNFKQSHSKLGTGLQDQLERALRHFSREGDLKWVSLLLWAGADPRSIGPSGMDEHDPESYVSALEQAAASSHVEILKKFKLDRDRDDLSRLLCEASFGQSSSVLVYLLELGARPNDRANGGSTPLSRCLHFVHFEGIGIHIFPGKRTVYSVSTSLEKIRILAEHGAFWNPDDVYEMNSLRRTLLECEPEVSIALFKIFVSNAVCSQNTWKSLFSSVRFRQHLEKESWWLTRLKLRGLAAGPPTKGQGGTASSPRISRRLLAHYDREQLYRQVWEQPMQKLAKEYGVSDVALSKTCRKLRVPVPGRGFWAKKQAGVPLPKRPQLPILG from the coding sequence ATGAGTGCCACGAAGTATTCGAGCCCTACAGGTTCCAATGCCTCTACGTCTCAGGTTCTGACGATTGAAGAGGGCAAGGAACTAGTTCGCCTTTGCCGCACGGGGAGACTTTATGAAGTGGATGCTTGGATAGCGGCAGGAAAATCTCTTTGCGTTCCTTCAGAATTTAAGAAGACTCCCCTCCAAGTGGCGGTGGACATTGGGTTCCACAGCCTCATTCGATTACTTGCGCGCCACGAAAGAGACGTAGCGAATCTAAACCGATCGTTGTCGGATGCTGTTGCAATCAGGAGCCTCGACGCTGTGGCTCTCTTACTGGAACACGGCGCTGATTTGAAGAGCATTCCTCTTGCTGATGTCTTATTGAGCTGGGACCCAAAGCTTATCCAACTGTTCCTAGATGGCGAGGCCGAGGTCATCGAGGGGCTGCCGTTCACGGTAGCTTTCTGCGCAAAAATCCGAACAGCTTTGCGTCCCTTTATGAACTTCAAACAGTCTCATTCTAAGCTTGGGACCGGGCTTCAAGATCAGTTAGAGCGTGCCCTTCGCCATTTCTCTCGTGAGGGCGATTTAAAGTGGGTGAGCTTGCTCCTTTGGGCCGGGGCCGACCCTCGATCGATCGGCCCGAGCGGCATGGATGAGCATGATCCAGAAAGCTATGTCTCAGCCCTAGAGCAGGCGGCTGCATCTAGTCATGTTGAGATCTTGAAGAAGTTCAAGCTAGATCGAGACCGAGATGACTTGTCTCGTCTCCTATGTGAGGCGTCCTTTGGGCAATCGAGCAGCGTTCTTGTCTATTTGCTAGAGCTCGGAGCGCGACCAAATGATCGGGCAAATGGCGGTTCGACTCCTCTGAGTCGCTGTTTGCACTTCGTGCATTTCGAGGGAATAGGTATCCACATATTTCCAGGAAAGCGCACAGTCTATTCCGTCTCCACATCCCTGGAGAAAATCCGTATTCTCGCCGAGCATGGAGCGTTCTGGAATCCCGACGATGTCTATGAAATGAACTCGTTGCGTAGGACTCTGCTCGAATGTGAGCCTGAAGTCTCGATTGCACTTTTCAAAATCTTTGTTTCGAACGCTGTGTGTTCTCAGAATACCTGGAAGAGTCTTTTCTCAAGTGTGCGTTTTAGGCAGCATCTAGAGAAGGAGTCCTGGTGGCTGACTCGATTGAAGCTGAGGGGCCTTGCTGCAGGGCCTCCTACTAAGGGCCAAGGAGGCACAGCGTCCTCGCCACGGATATCCCGCCGACTTTTGGCTCATTACGATCGGGAGCAGCTCTATCGTCAGGTTTGGGAACAGCCGATGCAAAAGTTGGCCAAGGAATATGGTGTCTCTGATGTGGCGCTGTCTAAGACCTGTCGGAAGCTCCGAGTACCGGTGCCTGGTCGAGGATTTTGGGCGAAGAAACAGGCCGGAGTTCCGCTTCCCAAAAGACCTCAGCTCCCGATTCTTGGCTGA
- a CDS encoding S53 family peptidase gives MNVHFSLKIADDVQSSLEERVAQGEVVPADEIAKLYTASSSERDGLVDWLNENGYQNVRISRDGVYAQAKASVVAKTLEVNMLGVTKNGVTFTSAQNAPSLPDEVANGVRSINGLQPFRQANKHFIRVPASLDLSHTAVDGPVAAIDNRPPYTVAEIRKAYNAESLGVDGNGQTIAILIDTIPAASDLTKFWAQNGLPTTIAQVDEINVGGGVLPAPTGEETLDASWTSGIAPKANIRIYASGALTFVALDAALDKIIEDLMTQPAMRQLSISLGLGETFMSPGEVQTEHIKFLHLAAAGVNIFVSSGDAGSNPDNTGHSPTGPLQAEYEASDPAVIGVGGTTLRLSATGAVNSETGWTASGGGVSRFFPRPSWQIGEGMPGGTHRLVPDVSAAADPNTGASLVFGGQSIGIGGTSWSAPVWAGFCALMNEARKNAGKPALGFLNPSLYKLSGTPAFRDITSGNNGAFHCGPGYDQVTGLGSPNVAELIARL, from the coding sequence ATGAACGTCCACTTTTCCCTGAAGATCGCAGATGATGTTCAGTCAAGCCTGGAAGAGAGAGTTGCCCAGGGTGAGGTTGTGCCGGCTGACGAAATCGCGAAGCTCTATACCGCGTCATCGTCCGAGCGGGACGGACTTGTGGATTGGCTGAATGAGAACGGCTATCAAAATGTCCGAATCTCCCGGGACGGTGTTTACGCGCAGGCCAAGGCAAGCGTGGTCGCTAAAACTCTCGAAGTGAACATGCTTGGAGTGACCAAGAATGGTGTGACATTTACCTCCGCTCAGAACGCCCCCAGCCTTCCTGACGAAGTTGCGAATGGGGTTCGTTCCATCAACGGGCTCCAGCCATTCCGCCAGGCCAACAAGCACTTCATTCGCGTACCTGCGAGTCTAGACCTATCGCACACTGCAGTCGATGGACCCGTAGCAGCCATCGATAACAGGCCACCGTACACAGTTGCAGAGATTCGCAAGGCATACAACGCCGAAAGCCTTGGCGTGGACGGCAATGGTCAAACAATTGCCATCCTGATCGACACAATTCCTGCGGCCTCCGACCTCACTAAGTTCTGGGCGCAAAATGGTTTGCCCACAACGATAGCTCAGGTCGATGAGATCAATGTGGGGGGGGGCGTGCTACCAGCGCCCACCGGCGAAGAAACTCTAGATGCATCATGGACGAGCGGTATCGCTCCCAAAGCGAATATCCGAATCTATGCCAGCGGAGCGCTGACCTTTGTGGCGCTCGATGCGGCGCTGGATAAAATCATCGAGGATCTGATGACTCAGCCGGCGATGAGGCAGCTCTCAATCAGTCTGGGACTCGGCGAGACGTTTATGTCTCCTGGCGAAGTCCAAACCGAGCACATCAAGTTTCTCCACCTCGCCGCAGCGGGCGTAAACATTTTTGTATCAAGTGGCGACGCTGGCTCCAATCCCGATAACACGGGACACAGTCCAACTGGTCCTCTGCAGGCTGAGTATGAAGCTTCTGATCCTGCCGTCATTGGCGTCGGCGGCACCACTTTGCGCCTCAGCGCAACAGGGGCGGTGAACTCGGAAACCGGCTGGACCGCAAGTGGAGGTGGCGTCAGCCGTTTCTTTCCGCGCCCCTCTTGGCAAATTGGTGAAGGGATGCCCGGAGGCACTCACCGGCTTGTTCCCGATGTAAGCGCTGCCGCCGATCCGAACACCGGAGCGTCATTGGTTTTCGGCGGCCAATCTATTGGGATTGGTGGTACCAGCTGGAGCGCGCCGGTCTGGGCCGGGTTCTGCGCCTTAATGAATGAAGCACGCAAGAATGCGGGAAAGCCTGCCTTGGGATTTCTGAATCCATCCTTGTATAAATTGAGCGGAACTCCAGCTTTTCGCGACATCACGTCTGGTAACAATGGTGCGTTTCATTGTGGACCAGGTTACGACCAGGTCACCGGACTTGGCTCACCGAATGTGGCTGAGCTTATAGCCAGGCTTTAG
- a CDS encoding sigma-70 family RNA polymerase sigma factor, which produces MDTTPGEVTQILLEIKTRGKDAQDRLILLVYLELRRIARAHLKRESPQQPLQPTALVHEAYMRLIDITRVEWQDRAHFFAVASVVMRRILVEHARAQRARKRGCGEETLLLQEGLVPAPGRTPEIIAVDDALRELEHVDERQAKIVVMRFFAGMTEDETADVLGISVSTVKREWRMARAWLYKELSYGSAKGPSPRS; this is translated from the coding sequence GTGGACACAACTCCCGGCGAAGTCACACAGATCCTTCTGGAGATCAAGACGAGAGGAAAAGATGCGCAGGATCGTCTTATCCTGCTCGTGTATCTGGAACTGCGCCGCATCGCGCGCGCCCACCTGAAGCGTGAATCGCCGCAGCAGCCACTGCAACCAACCGCCCTGGTCCACGAGGCTTACATGCGATTGATCGACATCACGAGGGTGGAGTGGCAGGACCGGGCACATTTCTTCGCAGTCGCCTCTGTAGTGATGAGGCGCATCCTGGTCGAGCACGCCCGCGCCCAGCGGGCGCGGAAACGCGGCTGTGGTGAGGAGACATTATTGCTCCAAGAAGGACTGGTGCCTGCGCCGGGTCGGACGCCGGAGATCATAGCCGTGGACGATGCGCTCCGCGAACTGGAACATGTCGATGAGCGTCAAGCGAAGATCGTTGTGATGCGATTTTTCGCCGGCATGACTGAAGACGAAACCGCCGACGTACTGGGTATCTCCGTCAGCACCGTGAAGCGGGAGTGGCGAATGGCAAGGGCATGGTTGTACAAAGAGCTCAGCTATGGCAGCGCCAAAGGACCTTCCCCCAGGTCCTAA
- a CDS encoding TfuA-like protein has protein sequence MYKTAVFLGPSLDVAIAKSILDALFLPPIKRGDLQQLPEGICNIGIIDGEFFQSLAVSPKEILTLLDRGSKVFGSSSMGALRAAETEPYGMVGIGKIFERYRDGGIDADDEVALTYDPVSYRPLSEALVNIRFVLEAAVLENVITQPVAMQVIRELQEVNFPFRSYAIVCDICPQLRNFLNNRCLNQKRDDAILLLQTLAHMN, from the coding sequence ATGTATAAGACGGCTGTCTTTCTTGGGCCTAGTCTGGACGTCGCCATTGCGAAATCCATTCTGGATGCGCTCTTTCTTCCTCCGATAAAACGGGGCGACCTGCAACAACTCCCGGAGGGCATCTGCAATATCGGCATTATCGACGGGGAGTTCTTTCAAAGCCTGGCGGTTTCGCCGAAGGAAATCCTTACGCTCCTCGATCGCGGCAGCAAGGTTTTCGGCTCCTCGAGCATGGGTGCTCTCCGCGCCGCGGAGACCGAGCCGTACGGGATGGTTGGAATCGGAAAAATCTTCGAGCGATACCGCGACGGAGGCATCGATGCAGACGACGAAGTCGCTCTGACCTACGATCCAGTAAGCTATCGTCCTTTATCCGAAGCGCTGGTCAACATCCGTTTCGTACTAGAAGCCGCCGTCCTGGAGAACGTCATCACCCAGCCTGTAGCCATGCAAGTCATCCGGGAGCTGCAGGAGGTCAATTTTCCTTTTCGCTCCTACGCCATAGTTTGCGATATCTGCCCCCAACTCAGGAACTTTCTGAATAACCGCTGCTTGAACCAAAAACGCGACGATGCCATCCTCCTGCTCCAGACTCTCGCACACATGAATTGA
- a CDS encoding YcaO-like family protein: MTDPDQACLPATRHGGDELPSMRTRKVAGTQRVVRSETTLQRVQYFARLYGVTRLADITRLDRIGLPTYSAIVPRSEDSISVYNGKGLDPVDAKVGALMEALERQVALKVRLPMVQGSFRELKRRFVVLDPRRSRERVTESYSEDATYCWIWGKDLIGQCDILVPATWAGYFWHHLSAGPHFELYSSNGLASGNILEEAICQALCELVERDAWTLADIGAHYLPWARHRLADPDDIEHKSDDLDLLPTLELEDDPAMKLYHQAGLDPVLHDITSDLGIPTVIATVCDELLPAFPMVHCGLGTHPDARIAVRRALTEAAQSRCVDIQAVREDLLPPDAPASQFSMHTRRVSGVNRTAWAVHRGTKKHRLCDLPSAIYNTVEKDIEHILMRLRNGGVNQAIVVDLTPPGVPFAVVRVIVPELETWSVNRGPLGERALRFWRAHV, from the coding sequence ATGACCGACCCAGATCAGGCCTGCTTACCGGCGACTCGGCATGGAGGCGATGAGTTGCCTTCGATGCGGACGAGAAAGGTAGCAGGGACCCAGCGCGTAGTGCGGAGCGAGACGACTCTACAGCGCGTACAGTATTTTGCTCGTCTGTATGGCGTGACGCGGCTGGCAGATATCACGCGCCTGGACCGGATTGGGCTGCCAACATACAGCGCGATCGTTCCGCGTTCGGAAGACAGCATCTCCGTCTACAACGGCAAAGGTCTAGACCCAGTAGACGCAAAGGTGGGCGCGTTGATGGAGGCGCTGGAACGCCAGGTCGCACTGAAAGTTCGATTGCCGATGGTGCAAGGCAGCTTCCGTGAGTTGAAACGAAGATTCGTGGTGCTAGATCCACGACGATCCAGAGAACGCGTCACGGAGAGCTATTCAGAAGATGCTACGTACTGCTGGATATGGGGAAAGGACCTTATCGGACAGTGCGACATCCTAGTACCGGCCACATGGGCGGGATACTTCTGGCACCATCTTTCGGCTGGTCCCCACTTCGAGCTCTATTCGTCGAACGGGCTGGCTTCCGGCAACATCTTGGAAGAGGCCATCTGTCAAGCGCTTTGCGAACTGGTGGAACGCGACGCGTGGACACTGGCAGACATTGGCGCTCACTATCTGCCGTGGGCGCGACACCGCCTTGCCGACCCGGACGATATTGAACACAAGAGCGATGATCTCGACCTGCTGCCTACATTGGAACTCGAAGACGATCCTGCGATGAAGTTGTATCACCAAGCGGGTTTGGATCCGGTGCTGCACGACATTACGTCCGACCTGGGGATTCCAACGGTCATCGCTACGGTCTGTGATGAGCTTCTTCCGGCTTTTCCGATGGTGCATTGTGGGTTGGGTACGCATCCAGACGCGAGGATAGCCGTCAGACGCGCTCTAACCGAAGCCGCGCAGTCGCGTTGCGTCGACATACAAGCGGTACGCGAAGACCTGCTCCCACCCGATGCGCCGGCCAGCCAGTTCAGTATGCACACTCGTCGTGTTTCGGGCGTAAACCGTACAGCGTGGGCCGTCCATCGTGGAACAAAAAAGCACCGGCTCTGTGATCTTCCGTCGGCGATCTATAACACAGTAGAGAAGGACATCGAGCACATTCTTATGCGTTTGCGCAACGGTGGGGTAAACCAGGCGATCGTAGTAGATCTGACCCCGCCTGGGGTTCCGTTCGCAGTAGTTCGGGTGATCGTCCCTGAGTTGGAGACGTGGTCGGTCAATCGTGGGCCTCTCGGCGAAAGAGCTCTCAGGTTCTGGCGCGCCCATGTATAA
- a CDS encoding serine/threonine-protein kinase encodes MLSAILTGPLLHILAMAFNRWEEIKGIFQVAILEEEDSWQMLLAEACGGDSAMAEEVLQLLLADRKAGHFLEEPLSSTSDLDIFGSPEEAFMPHEVLCGRFEILSLLGEGGMGQVYEALDLELKESVAIKTIRGDIVGIPGTLERFKREVFATRKVTHPNVCRTFDIERHTTMRGNVPHTITFLTMELLRGQTLAERLRLSESLELDDVRVMAKQLADALQAAHQAGIIHCDLKPANVFLTIGNFGPRAVVTDFGIARLIQQTDDGDLVARRAPERTLQFTATARAGTPRYMAPEQQGCGACTPASDLYSLGLLLFEALTGELPSRHQDLACQIDLWLQARSGLAACKAEANAHSMWRALLTGCLQKEPEKRFNDASQVLQLLEAREERYSPSTEWTGWRRGRFWMLVASMMALLAVAATVGRTWTLGTANVGRKPSVAVLAFANIPGDTASQSVSNVVVADLTSELAQVNGLRVPSQSLILNSDTAAHFAETGRRLRVDTLLQGSLERVADGFVEKVELIDTQTGAQLWSRNYHRAQAELGTLQQDIAEEVAFRLRSHGGAGSTAAAVHVMPPAAKAMYDRGQEALAEHTRAGFEKAIVAFQQTIDADPQSAAAYAAQADVYIKMASNFNRPEAPLTLLANAEKAARRALQVNSNSAPAYCSLAQIELLRDYEWDAAEENFKRALELDPTYLRGHMLYATLLLTAEGRFAEARAQFAYASSNFPKKLDTALLEVTGAYYARQFQTSLEQGHQIREHAPTHEATAEIMALDYIAEGRPKEAMALLYSLPPATGDAQASRIALLGLVYAQQGRRDKARGVLRQIESSITAGSEQNLQIASLAAAVGDSSKAMKYLERAYTRRQMSLLFVEVDPLMDPLRSNARFHNFLTKLHRNQPVRLTNTR; translated from the coding sequence ATGCTGTCCGCAATCCTTACGGGCCCCCTACTACATATTCTCGCCATGGCGTTCAACCGCTGGGAAGAAATAAAAGGCATATTTCAGGTGGCGATCCTGGAGGAAGAAGACTCCTGGCAGATGCTGCTCGCCGAAGCCTGCGGTGGCGACTCGGCGATGGCTGAGGAGGTCCTGCAGCTGTTGCTCGCGGACCGAAAAGCGGGCCATTTCCTAGAAGAGCCACTTTCGAGCACCAGCGACCTTGACATCTTCGGCTCCCCGGAAGAAGCATTCATGCCGCACGAGGTGTTGTGCGGACGCTTCGAAATCCTGTCCCTGCTCGGCGAAGGCGGTATGGGGCAAGTGTATGAGGCGCTGGACCTCGAGTTGAAGGAAAGCGTGGCTATAAAAACGATTCGCGGGGATATCGTCGGCATTCCTGGAACCCTGGAGCGCTTCAAGCGAGAGGTCTTCGCGACTCGCAAGGTGACCCATCCGAACGTCTGCCGAACGTTTGACATAGAACGCCACACTACAATGCGAGGCAATGTTCCGCACACGATCACATTTCTCACCATGGAGTTGCTACGTGGCCAGACTCTAGCGGAACGACTGCGCCTCAGCGAGTCGCTGGAGTTAGATGATGTGAGGGTGATGGCGAAGCAACTTGCCGATGCTCTGCAGGCGGCTCACCAAGCCGGCATCATTCATTGCGATCTCAAGCCAGCGAATGTATTTCTAACAATAGGTAACTTCGGACCGCGCGCCGTTGTGACCGACTTCGGAATCGCTAGGCTCATCCAACAGACGGACGATGGGGATCTTGTCGCAAGGCGAGCGCCGGAGCGAACACTGCAGTTCACGGCCACGGCCAGGGCGGGAACTCCGCGCTACATGGCACCTGAGCAACAGGGATGCGGCGCCTGCACCCCTGCCAGCGATCTTTATTCGCTCGGCCTTTTGCTGTTCGAGGCACTTACGGGGGAACTTCCGTCGCGGCATCAGGACCTGGCTTGTCAAATAGACTTGTGGCTCCAAGCGCGCTCTGGCTTGGCGGCGTGTAAGGCGGAAGCGAATGCACATTCAATGTGGAGGGCGCTGCTCACGGGATGCCTGCAGAAAGAGCCTGAGAAGCGTTTTAATGACGCCTCTCAGGTCTTACAGCTTCTAGAGGCGCGCGAAGAGCGCTACAGTCCCTCTACCGAATGGACTGGCTGGCGACGCGGGCGGTTTTGGATGCTGGTCGCTTCCATGATGGCACTGTTGGCCGTGGCCGCAACAGTAGGGCGGACTTGGACGCTCGGCACGGCCAACGTTGGCCGAAAACCGTCGGTAGCGGTGTTGGCGTTCGCGAACATCCCAGGCGATACTGCGTCGCAAAGCGTGAGCAATGTTGTTGTAGCGGACCTGACTAGTGAACTTGCACAAGTAAACGGCCTGCGGGTACCGTCGCAGAGCCTGATCTTGAATTCAGACACTGCGGCGCACTTTGCAGAAACAGGACGAAGGCTAAGGGTTGACACACTGCTTCAAGGTTCTTTGGAACGGGTAGCAGATGGATTCGTTGAGAAGGTAGAGTTGATCGACACGCAGACCGGTGCGCAGTTATGGAGCCGAAACTACCATCGCGCGCAAGCGGAACTCGGAACGCTGCAGCAGGACATCGCCGAGGAAGTGGCATTCCGGCTGCGGTCCCATGGGGGAGCGGGATCGACTGCAGCCGCAGTGCATGTAATGCCGCCGGCGGCGAAGGCTATGTACGACAGAGGCCAGGAGGCGCTCGCGGAACACACACGAGCAGGTTTCGAGAAGGCAATTGTGGCTTTCCAACAGACTATTGATGCCGACCCGCAATCGGCGGCTGCCTATGCCGCTCAGGCAGATGTCTATATCAAAATGGCGAGCAACTTTAACCGGCCGGAGGCACCGCTCACGTTGCTGGCAAACGCTGAGAAGGCCGCACGACGCGCCTTGCAGGTAAACAGCAACTCCGCGCCGGCATACTGCTCGCTTGCGCAGATTGAACTGCTACGTGATTACGAGTGGGATGCAGCAGAAGAGAACTTCAAGCGCGCTCTCGAGTTAGATCCCACTTACCTGCGCGGCCACATGTTGTACGCTACTCTGCTGCTTACAGCAGAGGGCCGCTTCGCCGAGGCACGGGCGCAGTTTGCCTATGCAAGCAGCAACTTCCCTAAAAAGCTGGATACCGCTCTGCTTGAAGTCACCGGCGCATACTACGCACGGCAGTTCCAAACGTCGTTAGAGCAAGGGCACCAGATTCGTGAACATGCGCCGACGCATGAAGCCACCGCAGAGATTATGGCGCTGGATTACATTGCAGAAGGCAGGCCGAAAGAGGCGATGGCGCTACTGTACAGCCTGCCTCCCGCAACAGGAGATGCCCAAGCTTCCAGAATTGCGTTACTTGGTCTGGTCTACGCCCAGCAAGGGCGCCGTGACAAAGCCCGCGGAGTGCTGCGGCAGATAGAGAGCTCCATCACGGCCGGTTCCGAACAGAATCTCCAAATTGCCTCCCTTGCTGCGGCTGTTGGAGACTCCTCCAAAGCGATGAAGTATTTGGAACGCGCATACACACGACGTCAGATGAGTCTCTTATTTGTCGAGGTAGACCCATTGATGGATCCCCTGCGGTCGAACGCACGCTTCCATAATTTTCTAACCAAGTTGCATCGGAATCAACCAGTTCGTCTCACAAACACGAGGTAA